In Mycoplasma sp. Mirounga ES2805-ORL, a single window of DNA contains:
- a CDS encoding dimethylarginine dimethylaminohydrolase family protein codes for MAVLKKFKNIIVRTPASSMVNGISSGLYNQTPVDYELAKKQHLAYIEALKEAGLEVFVADKLEDFPDSCFVEDAAVIVPGRELAILTNPGASTRNGEKEFMLPILKKFFPDEKIKKIESPGTLDGGDVMMVGDTYFVGMSERTNDEGIRQFHNILAKIGKKVVPVPMTEMLHLKTGVNYLEHNNLLISGEFLEYPTFKDFNQVVVDAPGEEYAANCIWVNDTVIVPKGYPTILAKVKSLKKSDGKPYKVVECDTSEYKKLDGGLSCLSLRF; via the coding sequence ATGGCAGTATTAAAAAAATTTAAAAACATTATTGTTAGAACCCCTGCAAGTAGCATGGTTAATGGAATTTCATCAGGTTTATACAATCAAACACCTGTTGACTACGAATTAGCCAAAAAGCAACATTTGGCATATATTGAAGCTTTAAAAGAAGCTGGATTAGAAGTTTTTGTTGCTGATAAATTAGAAGATTTCCCAGATTCATGTTTTGTGGAAGATGCAGCAGTTATTGTGCCCGGACGTGAATTAGCTATTTTAACTAATCCGGGAGCATCTACGCGTAACGGTGAAAAAGAATTTATGTTACCTATACTTAAAAAGTTTTTCCCAGATGAAAAAATTAAAAAAATTGAATCACCTGGTACATTAGATGGTGGTGATGTTATGATGGTTGGAGACACCTATTTTGTAGGTATGTCTGAAAGAACTAATGATGAAGGAATTAGACAATTTCACAATATTTTAGCTAAAATTGGTAAAAAAGTTGTACCTGTTCCTATGACTGAAATGTTGCACTTAAAAACTGGTGTTAACTACTTAGAACACAATAACTTATTAATTTCAGGAGAATTTTTAGAATATCCTACATTTAAAGATTTTAATCAAGTTGTGGTTGATGCGCCAGGTGAAGAATATGCAGCAAACTGTATTTGAGTTAATGATACAGTTATCGTTCCAAAAGGATATCCAACAATTTTAGCAAAAGTAAAATCACTTAAAAAATCTGACGGAAAACCTTATAAAGTAGTTGAATGTGACACATCTGAATATAAAAAATTAGATGGCGGATTAAGTTGTTTATCATTAAGATTTTAA
- a CDS encoding arginine deiminase family protein: MSNIKVYSEIGPLKEVLVHTPGDEIRRIAPSRLDELLFSALLEVDSAIEEHKAFLKVLTDNNIKVIQLDDLVTETYNGATEAQRDAFIEKWLDEAEPKLSKTNRPLVKNYLLSIKDVKKMVRVMMAGVTNRELGIESKVELIVDPMPNLYFTRDPFGSAGCGISLNNMKYPTRQRETLFSEFIFTTHPKYKDTPRWFDRTDKGKIEGGDIFIYTKDTLVIGVSERTNQDAIKTIAKHLQANKESEFKKIVAINVPPMGNLMHLDTWLTMVDYDKFLYSTNVMSALKIWEIDLTAKKIEMKESSGTLEEVLESIIGKKPILIPIAGEGASQLDVDIETHFDGTNYLTIAPGVVVGYSRNRKTQAALEKAGVKVIPFDGNQLSLGMGSARCMSMPLVREDIDK; this comes from the coding sequence ATGAGTAATATAAAAGTTTACAGTGAAATTGGACCTCTTAAAGAAGTTCTAGTTCACACCCCAGGAGACGAAATTAGGCGTATCGCACCTTCACGTCTTGACGAATTACTATTTTCAGCTTTATTAGAAGTTGACTCAGCGATAGAAGAACACAAAGCGTTCTTAAAAGTTTTAACAGATAACAATATTAAAGTTATTCAACTTGATGACTTAGTTACTGAAACATACAATGGAGCTACAGAAGCTCAAAGAGATGCTTTCATTGAAAAATGATTAGATGAAGCAGAACCTAAATTAAGTAAAACAAACAGACCACTTGTTAAAAACTATTTATTAAGCATTAAAGATGTTAAAAAAATGGTTAGAGTTATGATGGCTGGTGTTACAAATAGAGAACTTGGAATTGAATCTAAAGTTGAACTAATTGTTGACCCAATGCCCAACTTATACTTCACACGTGATCCATTTGGTTCAGCAGGTTGCGGAATTTCATTAAACAACATGAAATACCCAACAAGACAAAGAGAAACATTATTCTCAGAATTCATTTTTACAACACATCCAAAATACAAAGACACACCACGTTGATTTGATAGAACCGATAAAGGTAAAATCGAAGGTGGAGATATCTTTATCTACACAAAAGATACTCTTGTAATTGGTGTTAGTGAAAGAACAAACCAAGACGCAATTAAAACAATTGCAAAACACTTACAAGCAAACAAAGAATCAGAATTCAAAAAGATAGTTGCTATTAATGTTCCACCTATGGGCAACTTAATGCACCTAGATACATGATTGACAATGGTTGACTATGACAAATTCTTATATTCAACAAACGTTATGTCAGCATTAAAAATTTGAGAAATTGATTTAACAGCTAAGAAAATTGAAATGAAAGAATCTTCAGGTACTCTTGAAGAAGTTCTTGAATCAATTATCGGTAAGAAACCAATCCTTATTCCTATCGCGGGAGAAGGTGCTTCACAATTAGATGTTGACATCGAAACACACTTTGATGGTACAAACTATCTAACAATAGCACCAGGTGTGGTTGTTGGTTATTCAAGAAACAGAAAAACACAAGCTGCTTTAGAAAAAGCTGGTGTTAAAGTTATACCATTTGATGGTAACCAATTATCACTAGGTATGGGTAGTGCAAGATGTATGTCAATGCCCTTAGTAAGAGAAGATATTGATAAATAA
- the argF gene encoding ornithine carbamoyltransferase: MPRNLKGRSLDSALNFTTDEINWLIDLSIDLKKAKYQGLHTNNRPLVGKNIAIMFQKDSTRTRCSFEVAAADLGASCTYIGPAGSNFGKKESIEDTAMVLGQFYDGIEFRGFKQSDVDALVKYSGVPIWNGLTDAEHPTQMIADYMTMKENLGDLKGKKIVFAGDIKNNVARSIMIGAAFTGMHVVLCGPKAQHELVKNGEGYKEVYNAVQELFKRNGGSVTFSDDKIKAAKDADAIYTDVWVSLGEPYEIFESRIKELGDFQVDMKMIKAAKDSVIFLHCLPAFHDDHTLFSADIKEKFGKKYPVVATGAMEVTDEVFKSKYNKSIEQAGNRMHSIKAIILATLGY; encoded by the coding sequence ATGCCAAGAAATTTAAAAGGACGTAGTTTAGATTCAGCTTTGAACTTTACTACTGATGAAATTAACTGATTAATTGATTTATCAATTGATCTTAAAAAAGCAAAATACCAAGGTCTTCACACTAACAACAGACCTCTTGTTGGAAAAAACATTGCAATAATGTTCCAAAAAGACTCAACAAGAACACGTTGTTCATTCGAAGTTGCTGCTGCTGATTTAGGTGCTTCATGTACTTACATCGGACCTGCAGGTTCAAACTTTGGTAAAAAAGAATCAATAGAAGATACAGCTATGGTTTTAGGTCAATTCTATGATGGAATTGAATTCCGTGGTTTCAAACAATCAGATGTTGATGCACTTGTTAAATACTCAGGTGTACCAATTTGAAATGGTTTAACAGATGCAGAACACCCAACACAAATGATTGCTGACTACATGACAATGAAAGAAAACCTAGGTGATTTAAAAGGCAAAAAAATTGTATTTGCCGGAGATATCAAAAACAATGTTGCTCGTTCAATTATGATTGGTGCAGCATTTACAGGCATGCATGTAGTTCTATGTGGACCTAAAGCACAACATGAATTAGTTAAAAACGGTGAAGGTTATAAAGAAGTATACAACGCCGTTCAAGAACTATTCAAACGTAATGGAGGATCAGTTACATTTAGCGATGATAAAATCAAAGCTGCTAAAGATGCTGATGCTATTTACACAGACGTATGAGTATCATTAGGTGAACCATACGAAATCTTTGAATCACGTATCAAAGAACTTGGTGACTTCCAAGTTGATATGAAAATGATCAAAGCTGCTAAAGATAGTGTTATTTTCTTACACTGCTTACCAGCATTCCACGATGATCACACATTATTCTCAGCAGATATCAAAGAAAAATTTGGTAAAAAATACCCAGTTGTTGCAACAGGTGCTATGGAAGTTACTGATGAAGTATTTAAATCAAAATACAATAAATCAATAGAACAAGCTGGAAACCGTATGCACTCAATCAAAGCTATTATTTTAGCTACACTTGGATACTAA
- the arcC gene encoding carbamate kinase translates to MAKIVIALGGNALGKNPEEQKELVKVPAQKVAELVKAGHQVLVGHGNGPQVGMIFNAFADAKKVNEKTPLVPFAEAGGMSQGYIGYHMLTAISNELNKIKLNKETLYFLTQTIVDKNDKAFKNPTKPVGPFYESKAAAEASNPNSTIVEDAGRGYRKVVPSPLPIDFIGMKGIKKAFDEGNIVIAGGGGGIPTIIENNEYVGVDGVIDKDFALGKIASKVEANMFIILTAVDNIYVNYNKPDQKKLDEVTIAELEQYIKEGQFAPGSMLPKVQAAIAFVKENPKNVAIIASLSKVGEAVEGKSGTRVIAK, encoded by the coding sequence ATGGCTAAAATTGTTATCGCATTAGGCGGAAATGCTTTAGGTAAAAACCCTGAAGAACAAAAAGAATTAGTTAAAGTACCAGCTCAAAAAGTTGCAGAATTAGTAAAAGCAGGTCACCAAGTTCTTGTTGGTCATGGAAATGGCCCACAAGTTGGAATGATTTTCAACGCTTTTGCTGATGCAAAAAAAGTTAATGAAAAAACTCCTTTAGTTCCTTTTGCAGAAGCGGGTGGAATGAGCCAAGGATATATTGGTTACCACATGCTAACAGCAATATCTAATGAGTTAAATAAAATTAAATTAAATAAAGAAACTTTATACTTTTTAACCCAAACAATAGTTGACAAAAATGATAAAGCTTTCAAAAACCCAACTAAACCTGTCGGTCCTTTCTATGAAAGTAAAGCCGCTGCCGAAGCATCAAATCCTAATTCAACAATAGTTGAAGATGCTGGTAGAGGTTACCGTAAGGTAGTACCTTCACCTCTTCCAATCGACTTTATTGGTATGAAAGGTATTAAAAAGGCATTTGATGAAGGCAATATAGTTATTGCTGGTGGTGGCGGAGGAATTCCAACAATCATTGAAAATAATGAATACGTTGGAGTTGACGGCGTTATCGATAAAGACTTTGCTTTAGGAAAAATTGCTTCTAAAGTTGAAGCTAATATGTTCATCATATTAACAGCAGTTGACAACATTTATGTTAACTACAACAAACCTGATCAAAAGAAATTAGATGAGGTTACTATTGCTGAATTAGAGCAATACATTAAAGAAGGTCAGTTTGCACCAGGAAGTATGCTTCCTAAAGTTCAAGCTGCAATCGCTTTTGTAAAAGAGAACCCTAAAAATGTTGCAATTATTGCATCATTATCTAAAGTGGGTGAAGCTGTTGAGGGCAAAAGCGGTACAAGAGTTATTGCAAAATAA
- a CDS encoding APC family permease: MSEKTTKQKISFFSAMMIVVGGSIGAGIFFKAGGVLNDSQGSLVLAIFAWLIASCAVIAMGLALIEIASVRNDNLSLIGWNKVFNSRVIYKASKNFMVYIYLPLTYLFMPIYVIMSLQDGIGLLNPSGKNTFGAMVGGQDIDWLIWTVISLVMSIYFIIVPAIWSKVGDYQNLAVLAVKFIPIILVIVLGMALIFSGNFSEVSAKTTSVGFKELKNGASIKEVTGLGAGLGMFLAIAAIFFAYDGFYVAAGISSEMKEPKKTPLALFLGLGITTIIYLLIAIALSLNGGDVFGMADNLGKLFKNEKAANILLGIMNLMIAIGVMGILNGFSMWGPRYVEDLLADGELPFWQKAKGKLNPNKPWFGVVYTLIITIPTVLVFTVIGVYGYAQNGYGDAYGTSMGLLITFCDLMANWTALFTFAFIAFAITGAIKNRKTNKIEIKDKKKFFLPCAWITVVIVFAAMGVMVVQPIIDMFLLAAMSNPSKEVIISRVSLVVVLFIFIGLAFLPTVFEDMYNKKKYGSVEKFEAWKKEQLSSVEA; encoded by the coding sequence ATGAGCGAAAAGACAACAAAACAAAAGATTTCATTCTTTTCAGCTATGATGATTGTTGTTGGTGGATCAATTGGCGCTGGTATTTTCTTTAAAGCCGGTGGTGTATTAAATGATTCACAAGGAAGCTTAGTTTTAGCAATATTTGCTTGATTAATAGCTTCGTGTGCTGTTATTGCTATGGGTCTTGCCCTAATAGAAATAGCAAGTGTTCGTAATGACAACTTATCACTTATTGGATGAAACAAAGTTTTCAACTCAAGAGTAATCTATAAAGCTTCTAAAAACTTTATGGTTTACATCTACTTACCATTAACCTATTTATTTATGCCTATCTATGTAATCATGTCATTACAAGATGGTATCGGTTTATTAAACCCATCAGGTAAAAACACATTTGGTGCAATGGTTGGCGGACAAGATATTGACTGATTAATTTGAACAGTTATTTCATTAGTTATGTCAATTTACTTTATTATTGTTCCAGCTATTTGATCAAAAGTTGGTGACTACCAAAACTTAGCTGTTCTAGCAGTTAAATTTATTCCTATTATTCTAGTTATTGTTTTAGGTATGGCTTTAATTTTCTCAGGAAACTTTTCTGAAGTATCAGCTAAAACAACCTCAGTAGGATTTAAAGAACTTAAAAACGGTGCAAGTATTAAAGAAGTTACAGGACTTGGTGCTGGATTAGGTATGTTCCTAGCAATAGCAGCTATCTTCTTCGCATATGACGGGTTCTATGTAGCAGCAGGTATTTCTTCAGAAATGAAAGAACCTAAAAAAACTCCTTTAGCATTATTCTTAGGTTTAGGTATTACAACAATTATCTACCTATTAATTGCTATAGCATTATCATTAAATGGTGGTGACGTATTTGGAATGGCAGACAATTTAGGAAAACTTTTCAAAAACGAAAAAGCAGCTAACATTTTATTAGGTATTATGAACTTAATGATTGCTATTGGTGTTATGGGTATTCTAAACGGATTCTCAATGTGAGGACCTCGTTATGTTGAAGACCTTTTAGCTGATGGTGAATTACCATTCTGACAAAAAGCTAAAGGTAAATTAAACCCTAACAAACCATGATTTGGTGTTGTTTACACACTAATCATCACAATCCCTACAGTATTAGTATTTACAGTTATTGGTGTTTACGGATATGCACAAAATGGATATGGCGATGCATATGGTACATCAATGGGATTATTAATAACATTCTGTGACTTAATGGCTAACTGAACAGCTCTATTCACATTTGCATTTATCGCATTTGCAATTACAGGTGCAATTAAGAACAGAAAAACAAACAAAATAGAAATTAAAGACAAGAAAAAATTCTTCTTACCATGTGCTTGAATTACAGTAGTTATTGTTTTCGCAGCTATGGGTGTAATGGTTGTACAACCTATTATTGATATGTTCTTATTAGCAGCTATGTCAAACCCATCTAAAGAAGTAATTATTTCACGTGTTTCATTAGTTGTTGTTCTATTTATCTTCATTGGACTAGCATTCTTACCTACAGTGTTCGAAGACATGTACAATAAGAAAAAATATGGTTCAGTTGAAAAATTTGAAGCATGAAAAAAAGAACAATTATCTTCAGTAGAAGCTTAA
- a CDS encoding bifunctional 5,10-methylenetetrahydrofolate dehydrogenase/5,10-methenyltetrahydrofolate cyclohydrolase: MQILNGKIIADQITSELKEEFKILNEQLGRKPKLAIIQVGNLEASNRYIEIKKRKAKELNVETAVYNFPDNVRQTKILKALDDINEDADGIIVQLPLNENLSSQVILDAVRHEKDIDGLSTRNAFNFYNETGEFCFTPATAEAIMTLLKYYKIELEDKKISVIGRSALVGKPTATLLKKENGIVSTYSKSTGIKGVESADLIVSATGVPNLISKENIKENSVVIDVGASVMNVDGKNVLVGDVNTEGLEDHIKALSPVPGGIGPLTVCSLFKNLAKAIRHNNHL, translated from the coding sequence ATGCAAATATTAAATGGCAAAATAATAGCTGATCAAATTACTTCTGAACTAAAAGAAGAATTTAAAATACTTAATGAACAGTTAGGGAGGAAACCTAAATTAGCAATTATTCAAGTAGGAAATCTTGAAGCATCAAATCGTTATATCGAAATTAAAAAACGTAAAGCAAAGGAATTAAATGTTGAAACAGCTGTTTACAATTTTCCTGATAATGTTAGACAAACAAAGATTCTCAAAGCTCTAGATGACATAAATGAAGATGCCGATGGAATTATTGTTCAATTGCCTTTAAATGAAAATTTATCATCTCAAGTTATTTTAGATGCGGTTAGACATGAAAAAGATATTGATGGTTTAAGTACAAGAAATGCATTTAATTTTTATAATGAAACTGGAGAGTTTTGTTTTACACCAGCCACAGCCGAAGCAATAATGACTCTTTTAAAATACTATAAAATAGAATTAGAAGACAAAAAGATTAGTGTTATTGGCCGTTCAGCTCTTGTTGGCAAGCCTACAGCTACACTCCTTAAAAAAGAAAATGGAATTGTTTCTACATACAGTAAAAGTACAGGAATTAAAGGCGTTGAAAGTGCTGATTTAATAGTTTCTGCAACTGGAGTTCCTAATTTAATTAGTAAAGAAAATATTAAAGAAAACTCTGTTGTTATTGACGTTGGAGCCTCAGTTATGAATGTTGACGGTAAAAATGTTTTAGTTGGTGATGTTAACACAGAAGGTTTAGAAGATCATATAAAAGCATTATCTCCTGTTCCTGGAGGAATTGGACCTTTAACAGTTTGTTCATTGTTTAAAAATCTAGCTAAGGCTATTAGACATAATAATCACTTATAA
- a CDS encoding valine--tRNA ligase: MKLEKIYRPGDFEKNISEKWRSKKYFSKHDKSKPPFTILLPPPNVTGKLHIGHALDTAIQDTIIRYKKLSGFDVFYIAGMDHAGIATQSKVEKIIFEKEGLTRHDLGREKFLEKLWDWKYEYADHFRKQWSSLGLALDYTNERFTLDEQSNKAVNKAFINLYNKKLIYRGARAINWDPILKTAISNIEVINKPTEQIMYYIKYPIYKSNEYITIATVRPETMLSDVAVIYNPKDKRYNQNKNTMIKHPLTNELIPMIEDSYADMNFGTGLMKLSAHAEADIEIIKKHNLKIVETIDDAGRINCENSQFHGLTRDEARISITNYLKANNLIIKEEKTISNVGYSERSGAVTEVLVKPQWFVKMDTLAKKILNDLKTKEGIKFYPPRFKENLKKWMSNIRDWNISRQLWWGHRIPAWYDKNDNLKVQVDSPGEGWTQDEDVLDTWFSSGLAPFSFLGWPNKSSKLKRYYPNSLLVTGFDIIFFWVARMYLFGLELTNSKPFDKVLIHGLVRAADGQKMSKSLNNGVDPIDIIDKYGADAMRWFLITNTTPGMDLRYSEEKIESAWGLCNKLWNISRYIQSVPNDNNKLSDFDKWIDQKLNSLKLKIDKWFKKYEFTLIGSEISKFIYNDFSSWYVEFLKVKPNKKAALNALKKLLLIIHPFLPFVTDEIYKNLFNKELLLNEYSNEFKRINSSSKNRVVDNIINITRKIREYRESNNISKKETIYFDINIQKEDWLVDSIKKLANAEIRANSDYLIVCEKINIYIKEDENLKKIRIEKIQNEIKRLESEVARSRNILNNKNFMNKAPQNKIDEEKQKLNKYETELAKYKEELTCKY; the protein is encoded by the coding sequence ATGAAATTAGAAAAAATATATAGGCCTGGTGATTTTGAGAAAAATATTTCTGAGAAATGAAGATCCAAAAAATACTTTAGTAAACACGACAAAAGTAAACCTCCATTTACTATTCTCTTACCTCCACCAAACGTTACTGGTAAATTACATATAGGCCATGCTTTAGATACAGCAATTCAAGACACGATTATTAGATATAAAAAACTTTCTGGTTTCGATGTTTTTTATATTGCTGGTATGGACCATGCAGGTATTGCAACACAAAGCAAGGTTGAAAAAATTATTTTTGAAAAAGAAGGACTTACTAGACATGATCTAGGCAGAGAAAAATTTTTAGAAAAACTTTGAGATTGAAAATATGAATATGCAGATCACTTTAGAAAACAATGGTCTAGCTTAGGTCTAGCTTTAGACTACACAAATGAGCGCTTCACTTTAGATGAGCAATCAAATAAAGCTGTCAATAAAGCATTTATTAATCTTTATAATAAAAAACTAATTTATAGAGGCGCAAGAGCAATTAATTGAGACCCTATTCTAAAAACAGCTATTTCTAATATTGAAGTTATAAATAAACCAACTGAACAAATAATGTACTACATTAAATACCCTATTTATAAGTCAAATGAATATATTACAATAGCTACTGTAAGACCTGAAACAATGTTAAGTGATGTTGCGGTAATCTATAATCCAAAGGATAAAAGATATAATCAAAACAAAAATACAATGATTAAACATCCTTTAACAAATGAACTTATTCCTATGATTGAAGACTCATACGCGGATATGAACTTTGGAACAGGATTAATGAAATTATCGGCGCATGCTGAGGCTGATATTGAAATTATAAAAAAACATAATTTAAAAATTGTGGAAACAATAGACGATGCAGGAAGAATAAATTGCGAAAATAGCCAATTCCACGGATTAACACGAGACGAAGCTAGAATTAGTATTACTAATTACTTAAAGGCGAATAATTTAATCATCAAAGAAGAAAAAACAATTTCAAATGTTGGATATTCTGAAAGATCAGGAGCCGTTACTGAAGTATTGGTTAAACCACAATGATTTGTAAAGATGGACACCTTAGCTAAAAAGATACTTAATGATTTAAAAACTAAAGAAGGTATTAAATTCTATCCTCCTAGATTTAAAGAAAATCTTAAGAAATGAATGTCAAATATAAGAGACTGAAATATTTCTCGTCAATTATGATGGGGACACAGAATACCAGCTTGATATGATAAAAATGATAATCTTAAAGTTCAAGTTGATTCTCCTGGCGAAGGATGAACTCAAGATGAAGATGTTTTAGATACATGATTTAGTAGTGGACTTGCACCCTTCTCATTTTTAGGATGACCTAATAAATCAAGTAAATTAAAAAGATATTATCCAAATTCATTATTAGTTACAGGATTTGACATTATTTTCTTTTGAGTGGCACGTATGTATTTATTTGGACTTGAATTGACTAACTCTAAACCTTTTGATAAAGTTTTAATTCATGGTTTAGTTAGAGCAGCTGATGGTCAAAAAATGTCTAAATCATTAAATAACGGTGTTGATCCAATTGATATTATTGATAAATATGGCGCAGATGCAATGCGCTGGTTTTTAATAACAAATACAACCCCTGGAATGGATTTAAGATATTCAGAGGAAAAAATAGAATCTGCTTGAGGCTTATGTAATAAACTATGAAATATTTCTAGATATATCCAAAGTGTTCCAAACGATAATAATAAACTAAGTGATTTTGATAAATGAATCGACCAAAAACTTAATAGTTTAAAATTAAAGATTGATAAATGATTTAAAAAATATGAATTTACTCTTATAGGTTCTGAAATTAGTAAATTTATATATAACGACTTTTCATCGTGATATGTTGAATTTCTTAAAGTAAAGCCAAATAAAAAAGCAGCATTGAACGCTTTGAAAAAATTACTATTAATAATTCACCCGTTTTTACCATTTGTAACTGATGAAATCTACAAAAACTTATTCAATAAAGAATTACTTTTAAACGAATATTCAAATGAATTTAAACGAATTAATAGTAGTTCAAAAAATAGAGTAGTTGACAATATAATTAATATTACTAGAAAAATACGAGAATACCGTGAATCAAATAATATAAGTAAAAAAGAAACGATATATTTTGATATAAATATTCAAAAAGAAGACTGATTAGTAGATTCTATTAAAAAATTAGCAAATGCAGAAATAAGAGCAAATAGTGATTATTTAATTGTTTGTGAAAAAATAAATATTTATATTAAAGAAGATGAAAACCTTAAAAAAATTAGAATAGAAAAAATTCAAAATGAAATTAAGCGTCTTGAGAGTGAAGTAGCACGTTCGCGGAATATACTAAATAATAAAAACTTTATGAATAAAGCTCCTCAAAATAAAATTGATGAGGAGAAACAAAAACTTAATAAATATGAAACAGAATTAGCTAAATATAAGGAGGAGTTGACATGCAAATATTAA